The Gimibacter soli genome includes a region encoding these proteins:
- a CDS encoding PEPxxWA-CTERM sorting domain-containing protein, whose product MIKKALVGLGLALGLATGASASVSYTVDSGWRAFSWSGNEGTFTSEGGFTFDVVGAAELTLTDAYSYGDIFEVFDDGSSLGLTSIVPSYDAGKPNVGSNMESAISNGFSQGTFYLSAGSYLIDFSIYQSAVDASGAAYGSGGAFFRVDSIEGGVPEPATWLMMIMGFGLVGVAASRKRLATA is encoded by the coding sequence ATGATCAAGAAAGCTCTTGTAGGCTTGGGGCTGGCATTGGGCCTTGCGACGGGTGCTAGCGCATCGGTCAGCTATACCGTTGACAGTGGCTGGCGCGCTTTCAGCTGGTCGGGCAACGAGGGAACTTTCACGTCTGAAGGCGGTTTTACCTTCGATGTGGTGGGTGCAGCTGAGCTGACCCTTACCGACGCATACAGTTACGGCGACATTTTCGAGGTGTTTGATGATGGCTCGTCCCTTGGTCTGACCTCTATTGTGCCTAGCTATGATGCTGGAAAACCGAATGTGGGCAGTAACATGGAGTCGGCGATTTCCAATGGTTTCAGTCAGGGCACCTTCTATTTGTCTGCCGGGTCCTACCTGATCGACTTCAGCATTTATCAGTCTGCGGTAGACGCTTCCGGTGCAGCCTACGGCAGTGGCGGGGCCTTCTTCCGTGTAGATTCAATTGAGGGCGGCGTGCCTGAGCCCGCTACCTGGCTCATGATGATCATGGGCTTTGGCCTCGTGGGTGTAGCAGCAAGCCGCAAACGACTGGCGACCGCCTGA
- the hutG gene encoding N-formylglutamate deformylase, translating into MTDPFELHEGESPLIVSFPHVGTELGEFVEGMTAAAPVLADTDWHLPRLYDFTAEMGATRLIARYSRYVIDLNRDPSGASLYPGQNVTELCPTSTFAEEPLYLPGRAPDAAEVERRVNLIWKPYHETLKAQIARVVARHGHALLWDAHSIRSRVPRFFEGRLPDFNLGTNLGATCGHERERRVAAAAEAAEGYSAVLNGRFKGGYITRRYGHAASPVESFQLELAQCTYMDESQPFAYDPALAAKVQPVIRRLIEAFVAS; encoded by the coding sequence ATGACCGATCCGTTTGAACTCCATGAAGGCGAAAGCCCGCTCATCGTCTCCTTCCCCCATGTGGGGACGGAGCTTGGCGAGTTCGTGGAGGGCATGACGGCGGCGGCCCCGGTGCTGGCCGATACCGACTGGCACCTGCCGCGGCTCTATGACTTCACCGCCGAAATGGGGGCGACCCGCCTTATCGCCCGCTACAGCCGCTATGTGATTGATCTCAACCGTGATCCATCGGGTGCCAGCCTCTATCCCGGACAGAATGTGACCGAGCTTTGCCCGACTTCGACCTTCGCCGAAGAACCACTCTATCTGCCCGGCCGCGCACCGGACGCTGCCGAGGTGGAGCGCCGCGTGAACCTGATCTGGAAGCCCTATCATGAAACGCTGAAGGCCCAGATTGCGCGGGTGGTGGCGCGCCACGGCCATGCGCTTCTATGGGACGCGCATTCGATCCGCTCCCGCGTGCCGCGCTTCTTTGAAGGCCGCCTGCCGGATTTCAACCTTGGCACCAACCTTGGCGCCACTTGCGGGCATGAACGCGAACGGCGCGTGGCGGCAGCCGCTGAAGCTGCCGAAGGCTATAGCGCCGTGCTCAATGGTCGCTTCAAGGGCGGCTATATCACCCGCCGCTATGGGCACGCGGCAAGCCCGGTGGAAAGCTTCCAGCTGGAGCTCGCCCAGTGCACCTATATGGATGAAAGCCAGCCCTTTGCGTACGACCCCGCACTGGCCGCAAAGGTGCAGCCGGTGATCCGCCGCCTGATCGAAGCTTTTGTCGCTTCCTGA
- the hutH gene encoding histidine ammonia-lyase encodes MMQHHVMDRAPGTFSLKDLRHIYERPTELRLIGGSDALDAARQTVTELIANGETAYGINTGFGLLASTRIASKDVQRLQENLVLSHATGVGEPLNDGVVRLILATKAASLAQGFSGVRQCVIDALLALLAHEVYPLIPAKGSVGASGDLAPLAHLSAVLLGVGEVRSKGGVKPAREGLADAGLQPMVLEAKEGLALLNGTQVSTALALAGLFEIENMFAAAMVAGAMSVDAMKGSDVPFDPRIQAVRRQKGQIDVAAAYRDLLAGSAIRESHADCDKVQDPYSLRCQPQVMGAALTVMRQAAETLLTEANAVTDNPLIFADEKDILSGGNFHAEPVAMAADMLAIAASEIASISERRTSLLVDPKLSGLPAFLVKEGGLNSGFMIAQVTAAALVSENKTLAHPASVDSIPTSAGQEDHVSMATFAGRRLAEIAFNCDTVIAIELLAAAQGIDFHRPLTSSPAIEDGYSAVRAIAATYEQDRYFAPDIEGVRRLVAEGRFNLSVDGLLPSDHMGSEAL; translated from the coding sequence ATGATGCAACATCACGTGATGGACCGCGCCCCCGGCACCTTCAGCCTGAAGGACCTGCGCCATATCTATGAACGCCCGACCGAGCTTCGCCTGATCGGCGGCAGCGATGCCCTTGACGCCGCCCGGCAAACGGTGACGGAACTGATCGCCAACGGCGAAACCGCCTATGGCATCAACACCGGCTTCGGGCTTCTGGCGTCCACCCGCATCGCGTCCAAAGATGTGCAGCGCCTGCAGGAAAACCTTGTCCTCAGCCATGCAACGGGCGTGGGCGAGCCGCTGAATGACGGTGTCGTACGCCTCATCCTCGCCACCAAGGCGGCAAGCCTTGCGCAGGGCTTTTCGGGCGTGCGGCAATGCGTGATCGATGCGCTTCTGGCCTTGCTGGCGCATGAAGTGTATCCTCTAATTCCCGCCAAGGGGTCGGTTGGTGCGTCGGGTGACCTTGCACCGCTGGCTCATCTGAGCGCCGTTCTTCTCGGCGTCGGCGAGGTCCGCTCCAAGGGCGGCGTCAAACCCGCCCGTGAAGGGCTCGCCGATGCCGGGCTCCAGCCCATGGTGCTGGAAGCCAAGGAAGGCCTCGCCCTCCTCAATGGCACGCAGGTCTCCACAGCCCTTGCCCTTGCCGGCCTTTTCGAGATCGAGAATATGTTCGCCGCCGCGATGGTGGCGGGTGCCATGTCGGTTGATGCCATGAAGGGCTCCGACGTGCCGTTTGATCCGCGTATCCAGGCGGTGCGCCGCCAGAAAGGACAGATCGATGTGGCAGCAGCCTACCGTGACTTGCTGGCAGGTAGCGCCATCCGCGAAAGCCATGCGGACTGCGACAAGGTACAGGACCCCTACAGCCTGCGCTGCCAGCCGCAGGTGATGGGTGCGGCGCTCACCGTGATGCGGCAAGCGGCAGAAACCCTGCTGACCGAAGCCAATGCCGTGACCGATAACCCGCTCATCTTCGCCGATGAAAAGGACATTCTTTCGGGCGGCAACTTCCACGCCGAACCCGTGGCGATGGCCGCCGACATGCTGGCGATTGCGGCTTCCGAAATCGCTTCCATCAGCGAACGGCGCACCTCGCTGCTCGTGGATCCCAAACTTTCCGGTCTGCCGGCGTTTCTGGTGAAGGAAGGCGGGCTCAATTCCGGCTTCATGATCGCGCAGGTAACAGCGGCGGCTCTTGTTTCCGAAAACAAGACGCTGGCGCATCCGGCAAGCGTGGATTCGATCCCGACATCCGCGGGGCAGGAAGACCATGTCTCGATGGCGACCTTTGCTGGCCGGCGGCTGGCGGAAATCGCCTTCAACTGCGATACCGTGATCGCGATCGAGCTGCTGGCAGCCGCCCAGGGCATTGATTTCCACCGGCCGCTGACCTCAAGCCCGGCGATTGAAGATGGCTATTCCGCCGTGCGGGCGATTGCCGCAACCTATGAGCAGGACCGCTATTTCGCGCCCGACATCGAAGGGGTCCGTCGTCTCGTGGCCGAAGGGCGCTTCAACCTGTCGGTAGACGGCCTGTTGCCGTCCGACCATATGGGCAGCGAGGCGCTTTGA
- the hutU gene encoding urocanate hydratase, translating to MKNRPDIHAPTGSDLNTKSWATEAPLRMLMNNLDPAVAERPEDLVVYGGIGKAARDWQSFDTIVDTLKRMEADETLLVQSGKPVGVFRTHEDAPRVLIANSNLVPHWATWEHFNELDKKGLMMYGQMTAGSWIYIGSQGIVQGTYETFVEMGRQHFGGSLKGKWLLTAGLGGMGGAQPLAATMAGASCLAIECQASRIDFRLKTGYLDAKADTVEAAIAMIEAAHAEGRAISVGVLGNAAEILPAMVKAGIRPDMLTDQTSAHDPVNGYLPIGWTVDEWVSRRETDPAGVAKAAKASMAVHVQAMLDWHHAGVPTVDYGNNIRQVAFDEGVKNAFDFPGFVPAYIRPLFCRGVGPFRWVALSGDPEDIYKTDQKVKELIPDNPHLHNWLDMARERIQFQGLPARICWVGLGDRHRLGLAFNEMVKNGELKAPVVIGRDHLDSGSVASPNRETEAMKDGSDAVSDWPLLNALLNTASGATWVSLHHGGGVGMGFSQHSGVVILCDGTEAAAKRIGRVLWNDPATGVMRHADAGYDIARDCAAEKGLDLPMLARGEKA from the coding sequence ATGAAAAACAGACCCGATATCCACGCCCCCACAGGCAGCGATCTCAACACCAAAAGCTGGGCGACCGAAGCCCCCTTGCGCATGCTGATGAACAATCTGGACCCGGCAGTGGCCGAACGCCCCGAAGACCTTGTTGTTTACGGCGGCATCGGCAAGGCCGCGCGCGACTGGCAATCGTTCGATACCATCGTGGATACGCTGAAGCGCATGGAAGCGGATGAAACGCTGCTTGTTCAGTCGGGCAAGCCGGTTGGTGTGTTCCGCACCCATGAGGATGCGCCGCGCGTGCTGATCGCCAATTCGAACCTCGTGCCGCACTGGGCCACGTGGGAACATTTTAACGAGCTCGATAAAAAAGGCCTCATGATGTACGGCCAGATGACGGCGGGCTCGTGGATCTATATCGGCAGCCAGGGCATCGTTCAGGGCACCTATGAAACCTTTGTCGAGATGGGCCGCCAGCATTTCGGCGGGTCGCTGAAGGGCAAATGGCTCCTCACCGCCGGCCTTGGCGGGATGGGCGGCGCCCAGCCGCTTGCCGCCACCATGGCCGGGGCTTCGTGCCTTGCCATCGAATGCCAGGCCAGCCGCATCGATTTCCGCCTGAAGACCGGCTATCTGGACGCCAAGGCCGACACAGTCGAGGCCGCGATTGCCATGATCGAGGCCGCGCACGCCGAAGGCCGGGCCATTTCGGTCGGGGTGCTTGGCAATGCCGCTGAAATCCTGCCTGCGATGGTCAAGGCCGGAATCCGCCCCGACATGCTGACCGACCAGACCTCGGCGCATGATCCGGTGAACGGCTATCTGCCCATCGGCTGGACGGTCGACGAATGGGTCAGCCGCCGCGAGACCGACCCCGCAGGCGTTGCCAAGGCCGCGAAAGCCTCGATGGCGGTGCATGTGCAGGCGATGCTGGACTGGCATCATGCCGGCGTGCCGACCGTGGATTACGGCAACAATATCCGGCAGGTGGCGTTCGACGAAGGCGTCAAGAATGCCTTCGATTTCCCCGGCTTCGTGCCCGCCTATATCCGCCCGCTTTTCTGCCGTGGCGTTGGCCCCTTCCGCTGGGTGGCGCTATCCGGTGACCCCGAGGATATCTACAAAACCGACCAGAAAGTGAAGGAACTGATCCCGGATAATCCGCACCTTCATAACTGGCTGGATATGGCGCGCGAGCGCATCCAGTTCCAAGGGCTGCCGGCGCGTATCTGCTGGGTCGGGCTCGGGGATCGGCACCGCCTTGGCCTTGCCTTCAACGAGATGGTCAAGAACGGCGAGCTGAAAGCCCCGGTGGTGATCGGCCGCGACCATCTGGATAGTGGCTCGGTCGCGAGCCCCAATCGCGAGACCGAAGCCATGAAGGACGGCTCGGACGCCGTTTCCGACTGGCCGCTTCTGAACGCGCTTCTGAATACCGCTTCGGGGGCGACATGGGTCAGCCTGCATCATGGCGGCGGGGTCGGCATGGGCTTCAGCCAGCATTCGGGTGTGGTCATCCTGTGCGATGGCACCGAAGCGGCCGCGAAGCGTATTGGTCGTGTGCTCTGGAACGATCCGGCGACCGGCGTGATGCGCCACGCCGATGCGGGCTATGATATCGCGCGTGACTGTGCAGCCGAAAAAGGCCTCGACCTGCCGATGCTGGCACGCGGGGAGAAAGCATGA
- a CDS encoding UTRA domain-containing protein yields the protein MSTPKSRYEIVKNHIVTAIRAGDYVAGDRLPSEHELVRDLKISRMTVNRALRELADEGYVIRRAGLGSFVAPGRMRGKAIDIVSIRDDLAARGRAWSAEVVEQGMIAAPVDIAAFMETEKPLAFLRVVHFGDGEPVELEERWVNPAIAPDFLTEDYRNTTSTDHLLRVAPVLSAEHTVRAVLPLVGDRVALKIDRHSPCLEITRRTWTGAVPASFARLLYPGDRYELTAQFTNAGQQFKV from the coding sequence ATGAGCACACCCAAGTCACGCTATGAAATCGTGAAGAACCATATCGTCACCGCGATCCGCGCTGGCGACTATGTGGCGGGCGACCGCCTGCCGAGCGAGCATGAACTGGTCCGCGACCTGAAGATATCGCGCATGACAGTGAACCGCGCGCTTCGGGAACTGGCCGACGAAGGCTATGTGATCCGCCGTGCGGGGCTCGGCAGCTTCGTGGCGCCCGGCCGCATGCGGGGCAAGGCCATCGATATCGTTTCGATCCGTGATGACCTCGCGGCGCGCGGGCGGGCATGGTCGGCTGAGGTTGTGGAGCAGGGCATGATCGCCGCCCCCGTCGATATCGCCGCTTTCATGGAAACCGAAAAGCCGCTCGCCTTCCTGCGCGTTGTGCATTTCGGCGACGGCGAACCGGTGGAACTGGAAGAACGCTGGGTGAACCCGGCGATTGCCCCCGATTTCCTGACGGAAGATTACAGGAACACCACCAGCACCGATCACCTTCTGCGCGTGGCGCCGGTCTTGTCGGCGGAGCATACGGTGCGCGCTGTGCTGCCGCTTGTCGGCGACCGGGTGGCCTTGAAGATCGACCGCCACAGCCCTTGCCTTGAAATCACCCGCCGCACCTGGACAGGCGCGGTGCCCGCAAGCTTCGCCCGGCTCCTTTACCCCGGCGACCGTTACGAACTGACCGCCCAATTCACCAATGCGGGCCAACAATTCAAAGTGTGA
- a CDS encoding formimidoylglutamate deiminase produces MPSYFFKSALLGRDWAENVRLHVDAGCISMIETGAAPELAETVYGPVLPAMANVHSHAFQRVVAGLTEYYTMGTSDFWTWRTLMYQAARLMTPSTLKDIAAGLYLEMLKAGYGAVAEFHYLHHSHLDHAAEMSDAIFAAAAETGISLLHMPVLYEASDFGGAAPTDGQRPFLHSATEFAGFLHHVAGKQTGEAKLGLAFHSLRAVKPDSFEPTIAVMDALSPGAPVHIHVAEQLREVEASLKYSGKRPVEWMLDHLPVDARWCLIHATHVSEAEWKGMIERGAIAGLCPTTEANLGDGLFPAFDYLNAGGRFAIGSDSHVSIDPREELRLLEYGQRLFRRERTVLAPRTGGHTGERLWARAAAGGAAALGINGGEIEVGKRADLIVLDADAPALAGPRYGQVADAFVFRGAPIGITHVMRAGDWLISEGRHKREDEIMGRFRATLERLAALLELED; encoded by the coding sequence ATGCCATCCTATTTCTTCAAATCGGCCCTGCTGGGGCGCGACTGGGCTGAAAATGTGCGTCTGCATGTGGATGCCGGCTGTATTTCGATGATCGAAACGGGCGCGGCGCCGGAGCTTGCCGAAACGGTTTACGGCCCGGTGCTGCCTGCGATGGCGAACGTCCATAGCCATGCGTTCCAGCGTGTTGTGGCGGGCCTTACCGAATATTACACGATGGGCACCTCGGATTTCTGGACATGGCGGACGCTGATGTATCAGGCCGCCCGCCTGATGACACCATCGACGCTGAAGGATATCGCCGCCGGCCTTTATCTCGAGATGCTGAAGGCGGGCTATGGTGCTGTTGCCGAATTCCATTATCTGCACCACAGCCACCTCGATCATGCGGCTGAAATGTCGGACGCGATTTTCGCGGCGGCGGCGGAAACCGGCATCTCGCTGCTGCATATGCCGGTTCTTTACGAAGCCTCCGACTTTGGCGGTGCGGCCCCCACCGATGGGCAGCGCCCCTTCCTGCACAGCGCCACCGAATTCGCGGGCTTTCTGCATCATGTGGCGGGCAAGCAGACCGGAGAGGCGAAGCTCGGCCTTGCCTTCCATTCGCTGCGTGCCGTGAAGCCCGACAGTTTCGAGCCGACGATTGCGGTGATGGACGCGCTTTCGCCCGGTGCCCCCGTGCATATCCATGTGGCCGAGCAACTGCGCGAGGTGGAAGCCAGTCTCAAATATTCCGGCAAGCGTCCGGTCGAATGGATGCTCGATCACCTGCCGGTCGATGCCCGCTGGTGCCTCATCCACGCAACACACGTTTCGGAGGCGGAGTGGAAAGGCATGATCGAGCGCGGCGCGATTGCTGGCCTTTGCCCCACCACCGAAGCCAATCTTGGCGATGGGCTTTTCCCGGCCTTTGACTATCTGAACGCCGGTGGACGCTTTGCCATCGGGTCGGACAGTCATGTCAGTATCGATCCGCGCGAGGAGCTTCGCCTTCTCGAATATGGCCAGCGCCTGTTCCGCCGCGAACGCACGGTTCTGGCACCGCGCACTGGCGGCCACACGGGCGAGCGCCTGTGGGCGCGGGCGGCGGCGGGTGGTGCCGCGGCACTCGGTATCAATGGCGGCGAGATCGAGGTTGGCAAACGGGCTGACCTTATCGTGCTCGATGCTGACGCGCCGGCCCTTGCCGGGCCGCGCTACGGGCAGGTGGCCGATGCCTTCGTGTTCCGGGGTGCGCCCATCGGCATCACTCATGTGATGCGGGCGGGCGACTGGCTGATCAGCGAGGGCCGGCACAAACGCGAAGACGAAATCATGGGGCGCTTCCGGGCAACGCTCGAGCGGCTGGCTGCGCTTCTGGAACTGGAGGACTGA
- the hutI gene encoding imidazolonepropionase — protein MPVFDRLIRDVTLATMTGGGAPYGLIEQAAVGITDGRISFAGPGSAVPKDAITPETQVESQPGHLLAPGLIDCHTHLVFAGNRANEFEARLTGVSYADIAKAGGGIKASVAATRAASEDELVALALPRLARLKAGGVTTIEIKSGYGLTLEDELKMLRAAIRLEEETGVTVLTTLLAAHAMPPEYADRADAYVDHICAEIIPAAAELADAVDAYCETIAFSPEQVKRIFAHAIAEGMDVKLHADQLSNLEGGALAAEYGALSADHLEYLSDAGVAAMAEAGTVAVLLPGAFYNLREKTLPPVEKLRAAGVPMAIATDMNPGTSPVADLALMPHMACTLFGLTPEEALAGVTINAARALGIEDDRGSIEEGKAADLCLYPVSHPRDLVYWIGGVKPVKVIKDGEDF, from the coding sequence ATGCCCGTGTTTGACCGCCTGATCCGCGATGTGACCCTTGCCACCATGACCGGGGGCGGCGCGCCTTATGGCCTGATCGAGCAGGCGGCAGTCGGCATCACGGATGGCCGGATCAGCTTTGCGGGACCGGGGTCCGCCGTCCCCAAGGATGCCATCACGCCGGAAACGCAAGTGGAAAGCCAGCCGGGCCATCTTCTGGCCCCCGGCCTGATCGACTGCCACACCCATCTGGTATTTGCGGGCAACCGCGCGAACGAGTTTGAAGCGCGGCTGACGGGCGTCAGCTATGCCGATATCGCCAAGGCGGGCGGCGGCATCAAGGCCAGCGTCGCTGCCACCCGCGCCGCAAGCGAAGACGAGCTTGTCGCACTTGCCCTGCCCCGGCTCGCCCGTCTGAAAGCAGGCGGGGTGACGACGATCGAAATCAAATCCGGCTATGGCCTCACGCTTGAGGACGAACTGAAGATGCTGCGGGCCGCCATCCGGCTGGAGGAAGAAACCGGCGTAACGGTGCTGACCACGCTTCTCGCCGCCCATGCCATGCCGCCCGAATATGCCGACCGCGCCGACGCCTATGTCGATCATATCTGCGCCGAGATCATCCCGGCGGCTGCCGAGCTGGCCGATGCGGTGGACGCTTACTGCGAGACCATCGCCTTCAGCCCCGAACAGGTGAAGCGCATCTTCGCCCACGCCATCGCCGAAGGCATGGATGTGAAACTGCATGCCGACCAGTTGTCGAACCTCGAAGGCGGGGCGCTTGCCGCCGAATATGGCGCGCTTTCAGCCGACCATCTGGAATATCTGAGCGACGCCGGTGTAGCTGCAATGGCGGAAGCCGGCACCGTTGCCGTGCTGCTACCCGGCGCCTTTTATAACCTTCGGGAAAAGACCCTGCCGCCTGTTGAGAAGCTCCGCGCCGCCGGCGTGCCGATGGCAATCGCAACAGATATGAACCCCGGCACCTCGCCAGTTGCCGACCTTGCCCTGATGCCCCACATGGCCTGCACGCTTTTCGGCCTGACGCCCGAAGAAGCCCTCGCTGGTGTCACCATCAACGCCGCCCGCGCGCTCGGGATCGAGGATGATCGTGGCAGTATCGAGGAAGGCAAGGCCGCTGACCTTTGCCTCTATCCCGTATCGCATCCGCGCGATCTTGTTTACTGGATTGGCGGCGTGAAGCCCGTGAAGGTCATCAAGGACGGCGAGGACTTCTAG
- a CDS encoding UbiD family decarboxylase, with amino-acid sequence MAYDSLRDFIERLETEGRLVRVTAPVSTELEMTEIQTRVLAEGGPAILFENVVNEKGEKASMPVLVNLFGTVERVAWGMNREPAELREVGETLAFLRQPEPPKGVKQALEMLPLAKQVLSMRPKTVKKAPVQEVVLTGDDIDLDTLPIQTCWPGEPAPLITWPLVVTKGPSDAREDAFNLGIYRMQKLSKNETLMRWLKHRGGAQQYARWKKEKREPVPAAVVIGADPGTILAAVTPVPDTLSEYHFAGLLRGKRVELVDCKTVPLKVPATAEIVLEGYVSLDDYRDEGPYGDHTGYYNSVEKFPVFTITAITMRKDPIYLSTYTGRPPDEPSVLGEALNEVFIPLLQQQFPEITDFWLPPEGCSYRIAVVSMKKAYAGHARRVMMGVWSFLRQFVYTKFVIVVDDDIDARDWKDVMWAMSTRMDPVRDIVTVENTPIDYLDFASPVSGLGGKLGLDATNKLPGESDREWGREIAMDDAVVDRVDSLWSSLGLPGSGRSIWKKR; translated from the coding sequence ATGGCTTACGATTCGCTCAGAGACTTTATCGAACGGCTGGAAACCGAGGGCAGGCTTGTCCGGGTGACGGCACCTGTTTCCACCGAACTCGAGATGACCGAGATCCAGACACGGGTGCTGGCCGAAGGCGGCCCTGCGATCCTTTTCGAGAATGTGGTGAACGAAAAAGGCGAGAAGGCTTCGATGCCGGTCCTCGTCAACCTGTTCGGCACTGTCGAACGCGTGGCGTGGGGCATGAACCGTGAGCCCGCGGAGCTTCGCGAGGTTGGCGAAACGCTTGCTTTCCTCCGCCAGCCCGAGCCGCCAAAGGGCGTGAAGCAAGCGCTTGAAATGCTGCCGCTTGCCAAACAGGTCCTTTCGATGCGGCCCAAAACCGTGAAGAAAGCACCGGTGCAGGAAGTGGTGCTGACAGGCGACGATATCGACCTCGACACGCTGCCGATCCAGACCTGCTGGCCGGGAGAACCGGCGCCGCTCATCACCTGGCCGCTTGTTGTCACCAAAGGCCCGTCTGACGCCCGCGAGGATGCCTTCAACCTCGGCATCTACCGGATGCAGAAGCTTTCCAAAAACGAGACCCTGATGCGCTGGCTGAAGCATCGGGGCGGCGCCCAGCAATATGCCCGCTGGAAAAAGGAAAAGCGCGAGCCCGTACCGGCCGCCGTTGTGATCGGCGCTGACCCGGGCACCATCCTTGCCGCCGTCACGCCCGTGCCCGATACCCTCAGCGAATATCACTTCGCCGGACTGCTTCGCGGCAAGCGGGTGGAGCTTGTCGACTGCAAGACCGTGCCCCTGAAGGTGCCGGCCACCGCCGAAATCGTGCTTGAAGGCTATGTCAGCCTTGATGATTACCGCGACGAAGGCCCTTACGGCGATCACACCGGTTATTATAATTCGGTCGAGAAATTCCCGGTCTTCACAATTACCGCCATCACCATGCGGAAAGACCCGATCTATCTTTCGACCTACACGGGCCGCCCGCCGGATGAGCCGAGCGTGCTGGGTGAAGCATTGAACGAAGTCTTCATCCCCTTGCTGCAGCAACAGTTCCCCGAAATCACCGATTTCTGGCTACCACCCGAAGGCTGCAGCTACCGGATTGCCGTGGTTTCGATGAAGAAGGCCTATGCCGGGCACGCCCGCCGCGTGATGATGGGTGTCTGGTCCTTCCTCCGGCAGTTTGTTTACACCAAGTTCGTGATCGTGGTGGACGACGATATCGACGCGCGCGACTGGAAGGATGTGATGTGGGCCATGTCCACCCGCATGGACCCGGTGCGCGATATTGTGACCGTGGAAAACACGCCGATCGACTATCTCGATTTCGCGAGCCCGGTTTCGGGCCTTGGCGGCAAGCTGGGGCTGGATGCCACCAACAAGCTGCCGGGCGAAAGCGACCGCGAATGGGGCCGCGAGATCGCCATGGATGACGCGGTGGTGGACCGGGTCGATTCCCTCTGGTCGTCGCTCGGGCTGCCGGGCAGCGGGCGTTCCATCTGGAAAAAACGCTGA
- a CDS encoding substrate-binding periplasmic protein: MERGFTVRIGRVRMLPRCCPPPGKRFQCSEDPMFSFDVVIRKIALLACVGWSFAAMADEPLGEKLRVLRQDSVPKYGLYPSEPGLCDEIYSAIGAELASEGVNLEVNPQRLPIQRIVALLLRGDADAYCGAGTTEKREETFTYSALPVYHTRNVLVARVNDPLQPKHLEDLVGTGEPVMAFFGTSAAAKLKAVDGLMVDDGFSDVAATLKLLASKSRYRFFYYHDLGVEYLIQEHKLPLKVIYLDAPAIPQWMIYSPTLDAGIRSKVEQIIARLSEDGTLDTINKRY, from the coding sequence ATGGAACGCGGTTTCACTGTCCGTATTGGACGGGTGCGTATGCTTCCGCGCTGTTGCCCGCCTCCCGGCAAACGGTTTCAGTGTTCCGAGGACCCGATGTTTTCATTTGATGTTGTGATCAGGAAAATTGCCCTGCTAGCCTGCGTCGGCTGGTCTTTCGCCGCCATGGCGGATGAGCCCCTGGGTGAAAAGCTGCGCGTGCTGCGGCAGGATTCGGTGCCGAAATACGGCCTCTACCCGAGCGAACCCGGCCTTTGCGACGAGATTTACAGCGCCATCGGCGCCGAACTCGCGAGCGAAGGCGTGAATCTGGAAGTCAATCCACAGCGCTTGCCGATCCAGCGGATCGTTGCCCTCCTCTTGCGCGGCGACGCCGATGCCTATTGCGGTGCCGGCACCACCGAGAAGCGCGAAGAGACCTTCACCTATTCCGCCCTGCCCGTTTACCACACCCGCAATGTGCTGGTCGCGCGCGTCAACGACCCGTTGCAGCCGAAGCATCTTGAGGATCTGGTGGGCACCGGCGAGCCTGTGATGGCCTTTTTCGGCACCTCGGCCGCCGCCAAACTGAAGGCGGTGGACGGGCTGATGGTCGATGATGGTTTCTCGGATGTTGCTGCCACGCTGAAGCTGCTGGCATCGAAAAGCCGCTACCGATTCTTCTATTATCACGACCTTGGCGTTGAATATCTGATTCAGGAACACAAGTTGCCGTTGAAGGTCATCTATCTTGACGCGCCCGCGATTCCACAATGGATGATTTATTCGCCCACTCTCGATGCGGGAATTCGATCAAAAGTCGAACAAATTATTGCGAGATTGTCAGAAGACGGTACGCTCGACACAATCAATAAGCGTTATTAG